In Sporichthya polymorpha DSM 43042, a genomic segment contains:
- a CDS encoding TraR/DksA C4-type zinc finger protein has protein sequence MAAGTYGTCERCGQAIPPARLTARPTARTCVACASR, from the coding sequence GTGGCCGCGGGCACCTACGGGACGTGCGAGCGGTGTGGGCAGGCCATCCCGCCCGCGCGCCTCACGGCCCGCCCGACCGCCCGGACCTGCGTCGCGTGCGCGTCCCGCTGA